From the genome of Arvicola amphibius chromosome 9, mArvAmp1.2, whole genome shotgun sequence, one region includes:
- the Tcf19 gene encoding transcription factor 19 isoform X1, whose amino-acid sequence MLPCFQLLRIGGGRGGDLYTFHPPSRSGCTYRLGCRADLCDVALRSQQEPGLISGVHAELHAEPQGDDWRVSLEDHSSQGTLVNNVRLPRGHRLELNDGDLLTFGPEGQAGTSSSEFYFMFQQVRVKPQDFAAITVPRSRGEAGAGFQPMVPPQGAPQRPLSTLSSAPKATLILNSIGSLSKLQPQPLTFSRGGGRPQSLAAPTRPGEVGASPAPPTRNRRKSAHRVLAELDDEGEASLCPLSVLMEPRKKLRMEKATLVSSGRE is encoded by the exons ATGCTGCCCTGCTTCCAGCTGCTGCGCATAGGGGGCGGCAGGGGCGGTGATCTCTACACCTTCCACCCCCCATCCAGGTCGGGCTGCACCTACCGGCTGGGCTGCAGGGCTGACCTGTGTGATGTGGCCCTGCGGTCCCAGCAGGAGCCGGGCCTCATCTCTGGGGTCCATGCGGAGCTGCATGCGGAGCCCCAAGGGGACGACTGGAGGGTCAGTCTGGAGGACCACAGCAGCCAAG GGACTTTGGTCAATAATGTCCGACTCCCAAGAGGCCACAGGCTGGAGCTGAATGATGGTGACCTTCTGACCTTTGGCCCTGAAGGGCAAGCAGGAACCAGCTCCTCGGAATTCTACTTCATGTTCCAACAAGTCCGGGTCAAACCTCAGGACTTCGCTGCCATCACTGTCCCTCGGTCTAGGGGAGAAGCTGGGGCCGGTTTCCAGCCCATGGTGCCCCCTCAGGGGGCGCCCCAGCGGCCACtcagcaccctctcctctgcccccaaGGCCACACTAATCCTCAACTCCATCGGCAGCCTCAGcaagctgcagccccagcccctcaccttCTCCAGGGGTGGAGGCAGACCACAAAGCCTGGCTGCTCCCACCCGGCCTGGGGAAGTGGGAGCTTCGCCTGCTCCGCCCACAAGGAACCGGAGGAAATCAGCTCACAGAGTGCTGGCAGAGCTAGATGATGAGGGTGAGGCTTCCCTGTGCCCCCTGTCCGTCCTAATGGAGCCCAGGAAGAAGCTCCGCATGGAGAAGGCCACTCTGGTGTCCAGTGG GAGGGAATGA
- the Pou5f1 gene encoding POU domain, class 5, transcription factor 1, which produces MAGHLASDFAFSPPPGGGDGSGGLEPGWVDPRTWISFQGPPGGPGIGPGVGPGSEVLGISPCPPPYEFCGGMAYCGPQVGLGLVPQVGLETSQPDDQAGAESNSEGASPEPGTVRPGAVKLEKVEPSPEESQDMKDLQKELEQFAKVLKQKRITLGYTQADVGLTLGVLFGKVFSQTTICRFEALQLSFKNMCKLRPLLEKWVEEADNNENLQEICKTETLVQARKRKRTSIENRVRGNLESMFLQCPKPTLQQISIIAKQLGLEKDVVRVWFCNRRQKGKRSSADYAQREEYEAAGPPFPGGPVSFPLPPGPHFGAPSYGSPHFTTLYSPVPFPEGEAFPTVPIAALGSPMHSN; this is translated from the exons ATGGCTGGACACCTGGCTTCAGACTTCGCCTTCTCACCCCcacctggtggtggtgatgggtcGGGAGGGCTGGAGCCAGGCTGGGTGGACCCTCGGACTTGGATAAGCTTCCAAGGGCCTCCAGGTGGGCCTGGAATCGGGCCAGGGGTTGGGCCAGGCTCAGAGGTGTTGGGGATCTCCCCTTGTCCCCCGCCATATGAATTCTGTGGAGGGATGGCATACTGTGGACCTCAGGTTGGACTGGGCCTAGTGCCCCAAGTTGGCCTGGAAACTTCGCAGCCCGATGATCAGGCAGGAGCGGAGAGCAACTCGGAGGGGGCCTCCCCTGAGCCCGGCACTGTCCGCCCCGGTGCCGTGAAGTTGGAGAAGGTGGAACCAAGTCCCGAGGAG TCCCAGGACATGAAAGATCTGCAGAAGGAGCTAGAGCAGTTTGCCAAGGTGCTGAAGCAGAAGAGGATCACCTTGGGGTACACCCAGGCCGACGTGGGGCTCACCCTGGGTGTTCTCTTTG GAAAGGTGTTCAGCCAGACCACCATCTGCCGCTTTGAAGCTCTGCAGCTGAGCTTCAAGAACATGTGCAAGCTGCGCCCCCTGCTGGAGAAGTGGGTTGAGGAAGCCGACAACAACGAGAACCTTCAGGAG ATATGCAAAACGGAGACCCTGGTGCAGGCTCGAAAGAGAAAGCGGACGAGCATTGAGAACCGCGTGAGGGGGAACCTGGAGAGCATGTTTCTGCAGTGCCCGAAGCCCACCCTACAGCAGATAAGCATTATCGCCAAGCAGCTCGGCCTGGAGAAGGAT GTGGTCCGAGTGTGGTTCTGTAACCGTCGCCAGAAGGGCAAACGATCGAGCGCTGATTATGCCCAACGAGAAGAGTATGAGGCTGCCGGGCCCCCTTTCCCAGGGGGTCCTGTATCTTTTCCTCTACCTCCAGGGCCCCATTTTGGTGCCCCAAGCTATGGGAGCCCCCACTTTACCACACTCTACTCTCCAGTCCCGTTTCCTGAGGGCGAGGCCTTTCCTACTGTTCCCATTGCTGCTCTGGGCTCTCCCATGCATTCAAACTGA
- the Tcf19 gene encoding transcription factor 19 isoform X2 produces MLPCFQLLRIGGGRGGDLYTFHPPSRSGCTYRLGCRADLCDVALRSQQEPGLISGVHAELHAEPQGDDWRVSLEDHSSQGTLVNNVRLPRGHRLELNDGDLLTFGPEGQAGTSSSEFYFMFQQVRVKPQDFAAITVPRSRGEAGAGFQPMVPPQGAPQRPLSTLSSAPKATLILNSIGSLSKLQPQPLTFSRGGGRPQSLAAPTRPGEVGASPAPPTRNRRKSAHRVLAELDDEGEASLCPLSVLMEPRKKLRMEKATLVSSG; encoded by the exons ATGCTGCCCTGCTTCCAGCTGCTGCGCATAGGGGGCGGCAGGGGCGGTGATCTCTACACCTTCCACCCCCCATCCAGGTCGGGCTGCACCTACCGGCTGGGCTGCAGGGCTGACCTGTGTGATGTGGCCCTGCGGTCCCAGCAGGAGCCGGGCCTCATCTCTGGGGTCCATGCGGAGCTGCATGCGGAGCCCCAAGGGGACGACTGGAGGGTCAGTCTGGAGGACCACAGCAGCCAAG GGACTTTGGTCAATAATGTCCGACTCCCAAGAGGCCACAGGCTGGAGCTGAATGATGGTGACCTTCTGACCTTTGGCCCTGAAGGGCAAGCAGGAACCAGCTCCTCGGAATTCTACTTCATGTTCCAACAAGTCCGGGTCAAACCTCAGGACTTCGCTGCCATCACTGTCCCTCGGTCTAGGGGAGAAGCTGGGGCCGGTTTCCAGCCCATGGTGCCCCCTCAGGGGGCGCCCCAGCGGCCACtcagcaccctctcctctgcccccaaGGCCACACTAATCCTCAACTCCATCGGCAGCCTCAGcaagctgcagccccagcccctcaccttCTCCAGGGGTGGAGGCAGACCACAAAGCCTGGCTGCTCCCACCCGGCCTGGGGAAGTGGGAGCTTCGCCTGCTCCGCCCACAAGGAACCGGAGGAAATCAGCTCACAGAGTGCTGGCAGAGCTAGATGATGAGGGTGAGGCTTCCCTGTGCCCCCTGTCCGTCCTAATGGAGCCCAGGAAGAAGCTCCGCATGGAGAAGGCCACTCTGGTGTCCAGTGGGTAA